From a region of the Castanea sativa cultivar Marrone di Chiusa Pesio chromosome 10, ASM4071231v1 genome:
- the LOC142613134 gene encoding uncharacterized protein LOC142613134 isoform X1: MARFNSPIFHFTILFFTFLPLVQASATDGGDFSITDFASDFNLFHQDYSPPAPPPPPPHPPSVSCTDDLDGVGDLDATCQIVNDLNLTRDVYISGKGNFYVLPGVRFHCPIPGCSITVNITGNFSLGTNSSIVTGAFELASHNASFLNGSVVNTTGLAGNPPSETSGTPQGVAGAGGGHGGRGACCLLDDTKLPEDVWGGDAYSWSSLQKPCSYGSRGGTTSKEADYGGLGGGRVSMDVVGTVVVEGSILADGGDGGTKGGGGSGGSIHIIASKMTGSGRISACGGNGYGGGGGGRVSVNVFSRHYDPEIFVHGGSSFGCPKNAGAAGTLYDAVLRSLIVSNHNMSTDTETLLLEFPNQPLWTNVYIQNNARASVPLLWSRVQVEGQISLLCGGKLSFGLAHYASSEFELLAEELLMSDSEIKVYGALRMSVKIFLMWNSTMLIDGGGDVILATSTLEASNLIVLKKSSVIHSNANLGVHGQGLLNLSGPGNLIEAQRLVLSLFYSIHIGLESVLRGPLENATTAVVTPKLHCENQDCPIELHHPPEDCNVNSSLSFTLQICRVEDITVEGLIKGSVVHFHRARTISVQSSGIISASGMGCTGGVGGGRVLSNVGSGGGHGGKGGLGCYNGSCVEGGISYGNANLPCELGSGSGDESLADSTAGGGIIVMGSFEHPLSSLSIEGSVSADGEDSEETSGKANYAVANSSNGGPGGGSGGTILLFLQTMALGEAAILSSVGGFSSPIGAGGGGGGRIHFHWSDIPTGDVYQPIATVKGIIHARGGKGKHQGGAGENGTVTGKACPKGLYGIFCEECPAGTYKNVTGSDRALCHHCPAQELPHRAEYIAVRGGIAETPCPYRCVSDRYHMPNCYTALEELIYTFGGPWLFGLLLIVLLVLLALVLSAARMKFVGVDEFPGPAPTQHGSQIDHSFPFLESLNEVLETNRAEESQSHVHRMYFMGPNTFSEPWHLPHTPPEQIKEIVYEGAFNTFVDEINAIASYQWWEGAVYSILSVLAYPLAWSWQQWRRRLKLQRLREFVRSEYDHACLRSCRSRALYEGIKVAATSDLMLAYVDFFLGGDEKRTDLPPRLHQRFPMLLPFGGDGSYMAPFSLHSDNILTSLMSQSVPPTTWYRLVAGLNAQLRLVRRSRLRVTFQPVLRWLETHANPALRVHGIHVDLAWFQATACGYFQYGLLVYAIEEENDPVSIGYIGGAVRTEQQSRAKNTYRENPPSGHLREETPLNQAHGNNESLMRRRRIFGSILDANSVLEIEEKREIFYLLSFVLHNTKPVGHQDLVGLVISMLLLGDFSLVLLTLLQLYSFTLLDVFLVLFILPLGILLPFPAGINALFSHGPRRSAGLARVYALWNITSLINVVIAFLCGYFHHNAPSPPNFQPWNVGMDESEWWIFPAALVLCKFFQSRLINWHVANLEIQDRSLYSNNFDMFWHL; the protein is encoded by the exons ATGGCTCGATTTAACTCTCCTATTTTCCATTTCACCATtctcttctttacttttttacccCTGGTCCAAGCATCCGCAACCGACGGCGGCGATTTCTCGATTACCGATTTCGCTTCCGATTTCAATCTCTTCCATCAGGACTACTCGCCGCCGGCGCCGCCACCTCCGCCACCTCACCCGCCGTCGGTTTCGTGCACCGATGACCTAGACGGCGTCGGCGACCTCGACGCCACGTGTCAGATAGTTAACGATTTGAACCTCACTCGCGACGTGTATATATCAGGGAAGGGAAATTTTTACGTCCTCCCCGGGGTGAGGTTTCACTGTCCGATTCCCGGCTGTTCGATTACGGTGAACATTACCGGGAATTTTAGTTTAGGCACAAATTCTTCGATCGTGACCGGAGCGTTCGAGTTGGCGTCGCACAACGCGAGCTTCCTCAATGGTTCGGTGGTGAACACGACGGGACTGGCGGGGAATCCCCCGTCGGAGACGAGCGGTACGCCGCAAGGAGTGGCCGGTGCGGGCGGAGGACACGGCGGGAGAGGCGCGTGTTGCTTACTGGACGACACGAAGCTGCCGGAAGACGTGTGGGGCGGAGACGCTTACTCGTGGTCGTCGCTGCAGAAGCCGTGCAGCTACGGAAGCCGCGGCGGGACCACGAGCAAGGAGGCGGATTACGGCGGATTGGGCGGCGGAAGGGTGAGTATGGATGTTGTGGGAACTGTTGTTGTGGAGGGAAGCATTTTAGCTGACGGCGGCGATGGAGGGACTAAAGGTGGAGGTGGCTCTGGTGGCAGTATTCACATCATCGCTTCTAAAAT GACTGGCAGTGGCAggataagtgcttgtggaggtAATGGATAtggcggtggcggtggtggaAGAGTTTCAGTTAATGTTTTCAGCAGGCATTATGACCCAGAAATTTTTGTGCATG GAGGAAGTAGTTTTGGCTGTCCAAAGAATGCAGGTGCTGCTGGGACTTTATATGATGCTGTCCTCCGGAGCCTTATTGTTAGCAATCACAACATGTCAACAGACACGGAGACACTTCTTTTGGAGTTTCCTAATCAGCCTCTCTGGACAAAtgtttatattcaaaataatgcCAGGGCTTCTGTGCCATTACTTTGGAGTCGCGTCCAG GTAGAAGGACAGATAAGTCTGCTGTGTGGTGGAAAGTTGAGCTTTGGGCTTGCACATTATGCTTCATCAGAATTTGAGTTATTGGCAGAAGAACTGTTGATGAGTGACTCTGAGATCAAG GTGTATGGGGCTCTACGCATGTCTGTGAAAATATTCTTGATGTGGAATTCCACAATGCTTATAGATGGTGGTGGAGACGTGATACTGGCTACATCCACACTTGAGGCTAGTAATTTAATTGTTCTCAAG AAATCATCTGTCATACATTCTAATGCAAATCTGGGAGTTCATGGACAAGGTCTACTGAATTTATCAGGACCAGGGAATTTAATTGAAGCACAACGTCTGGTTCTATCACTATTTTATAGTATTCAT ATTGGACTGGAATCTGTTTTGCGTGGTCCCTTGGAGAATGCAACAACAGCTGTTGT GACTCCAAAGCTCCATTGTGAAAACCAAGATTGTCCTATTGAACTACACCATCCGCCTGAAGATTGCAATGTGAACTCATCACTGTCCTTCACTCTTCAG ATATGCCGAGTTGAGGATATAACTGTTGAAGGCCTTATAAAAGGTTCTGTGGTTCATTTCCATAGAGCAAGAACTATATCTGTACAGTCTTCTGGAATAATAAGTGCATCTGGGATGg GCTGCACAGGTGGTGTGGGTGGAGGACGTGTTCTGAGCAATGTTGGCAGTGGTGGTGGGCATGGTGGTAAAGGCGGGCTTGGATGTTACAATGGTAGTTGTGTTGAGGGTGGTATTTCATATGGGAATGCAAATTTGCCTTGTGAACTTGGTAGTGGAAGTGGAGATGAAAGCTTAGCTGATTCAACTGCAGGTGGTGGTATCATAG TAATGGGTTCATTTGAGCATCCCTTGTCAAGTTTGTCAATTGAAGGCTCAGTGAGTGCAGATGGAGAGGATTCTGAAGAAACTAGTGGAAAGGCAAATTATGCTGTCGCAAATAGTTCAAATGGAGGTCCTGGAGGTGGGTCTGGTGGAACTATTCTTCTGTTTTTGCAAACAATGGCACTTGGTGAGGCTGCTATCCTTTCAAGTGTTGGGGGATTCAGTAGTCCCATTGGGGCTGGTGGAGGAGGTGGTGGAAGGATTCACTTTCATTGGTCTGACATCCCCACTGGAGATGTGTACCAGCCCATAGCTACAGTGAAAGGAATTATCCATGCAAG GGGAGGGAAAGGTAAACACCAAGGTGGTGCTGGAGAAAATGGGACAGTGACTGGGAAAGCTTGCCCAAAAGGACTATATGGTATATTTTGTGAG GAATGTCCAGCTGGCACTTATAAGAATGTTACGGGATCTGATAGAGCACTTTGTCATCATTGTCCTGCTCAAGAGCTTCCCCATCGTGCTGAATACATTGCTGTCCGAG GAGGTATAGCTGAAACTCCTTGTCCTTACAGATGCGTTTCAGACAGATATCACATGCCAAATTGTTATACAGCTCTTGAAGAGTTGATTTATACATTTGGTGGGCCTTGGTTATTTGGTCTTCTTCTTATTGTTCTCCTCGTTCTGTTAGCTCTGGTGCTCAGTGCCGCGAGAATGAAATTTGTTGGGGTAGATGAATTCCCAGGACCAGCTCCTACTCAACATGGCTCTCAAATAGATCACTCCTTCCCTTTTCTGGAGTCATTGAATGAG GTATTGGAAACAAACAGAGCTGAAGAGTCCCAGAGTCATGTGCATAGAATGTATTTCATGGGTCCTAATACTTTCAGTGAACCTTGGCATCTACCTCATACTCCTCCAGAACAAATAAAAGAGATTGT ATATGAGGGTGCATTTAATACATTTGTAGATGAGATCAATGCTATAGCTTCCTATCAATGGTGGGAGGGAGCAGTATACAGCATTCTTTCTGTTCTAGCATATCCTCTTGCATGGTCATGGCAACAGTGGCGCCGGAGATTGAAATTGCAACGATTGCGTGAATTTGTTAGATCAGAGTATGATCATGCTTGCTTACGTTCTTGCCGTTCACGTGCTCTCTATGAAGGGATCAAG GTAGCTGCAACTTCTGATTTAATGCTAGCATATGTGGACTTCTTCCTGGGTGGGGATGAAAAGAGAACTGATCTTCCTCCTCGCCTACACCAAAGATTTCCTATGTTATTACCTTTTGGAGGAGATGGAAGTTACATGGCCCCTTTCTCACTTCACAGCGATAATATTCTCACAAGCCTTATGAGTCAG TCAGTCCCACCTACCACATGGTATCGATTAGTGGCTGGATTAAATGCACAACTGCGCTTAGTTCGTCGTAGTCGACTAAGAGTAACATTTCAACCTGTTCTCAGATGGCTTGAAACTCATGCCAATCCTGCTTTGAGGGTCCATGGTATACATGTTGATCTTGCTTGGTTTCAGGCTACAGCTTGTGGTTATTTTCAGTATGGACTTTTGGTGTATgctatagaagaagaaaatgatccTGTATCCATTGGATATATTGGTGGAGCAGTACGAACTGAGCAACAATCACG TGCGAAAAACACTTACAGAGAAAATCCTCCATCCGGTCATCTGAGAGAAGAAACACCCTTAAACCAAGCACATGGAAACAATGAAAGTTTAATGAGGCGAAGAAGGATATTTGGCAGCATTTTAGATGCTAACAGTGTACTAGAAattgaagaaaagagagaaatattttATCTCCTCTCTTTTGTACTTCATAATACTAAACCTGTTGGACACCAG GATCTTGTCGGTTTAGTAATCTCTATGCTACTTTTAGGAGATTTTAGCTTAGTGTTGCTTACTTTGCTCCAGTTGTATTCATTTACACTGTTAGACGTCTTCctagttttgtttattttaccCCTCGGCATTCTTCTCCCATTTCCTGCCGGAATCAATGCTCTGTTCAGTCATGGACCTAGACGTTCTGCAGGCCTTGCACGTGTTTACGCCTTGTGGAACATTACATCCTTGATTAATGTA GTGATTGCATTTCTATGTGGATATTTTCACCATAATGCTCCATCACCACCAAACTTTCAACCTTGGAATGTTGGCAT GGATGAAAGTGAATGGTGGATTTTTCCTGCTGCACTGGTTTTGTGTAAATTCTTCCAGTCCCGACTAATCAATTGGCATGTGGCAAATCTGGAGATTCAAGACCGATCATTGTATAGTAATAATTTTGACATGTTCTGGCACTTATAA
- the LOC142613134 gene encoding uncharacterized protein LOC142613134 isoform X2: MLVGNKNSFMKRSRRQLFTREKTGSGRISACGGNGYGGGGGGRVSVNVFSRHYDPEIFVHGGSSFGCPKNAGAAGTLYDAVLRSLIVSNHNMSTDTETLLLEFPNQPLWTNVYIQNNARASVPLLWSRVQVEGQISLLCGGKLSFGLAHYASSEFELLAEELLMSDSEIKVYGALRMSVKIFLMWNSTMLIDGGGDVILATSTLEASNLIVLKKSSVIHSNANLGVHGQGLLNLSGPGNLIEAQRLVLSLFYSIHIGLESVLRGPLENATTAVVTPKLHCENQDCPIELHHPPEDCNVNSSLSFTLQICRVEDITVEGLIKGSVVHFHRARTISVQSSGIISASGMGCTGGVGGGRVLSNVGSGGGHGGKGGLGCYNGSCVEGGISYGNANLPCELGSGSGDESLADSTAGGGIIVMGSFEHPLSSLSIEGSVSADGEDSEETSGKANYAVANSSNGGPGGGSGGTILLFLQTMALGEAAILSSVGGFSSPIGAGGGGGGRIHFHWSDIPTGDVYQPIATVKGIIHARGGKGKHQGGAGENGTVTGKACPKGLYGIFCEECPAGTYKNVTGSDRALCHHCPAQELPHRAEYIAVRGGIAETPCPYRCVSDRYHMPNCYTALEELIYTFGGPWLFGLLLIVLLVLLALVLSAARMKFVGVDEFPGPAPTQHGSQIDHSFPFLESLNEVLETNRAEESQSHVHRMYFMGPNTFSEPWHLPHTPPEQIKEIVYEGAFNTFVDEINAIASYQWWEGAVYSILSVLAYPLAWSWQQWRRRLKLQRLREFVRSEYDHACLRSCRSRALYEGIKVAATSDLMLAYVDFFLGGDEKRTDLPPRLHQRFPMLLPFGGDGSYMAPFSLHSDNILTSLMSQSVPPTTWYRLVAGLNAQLRLVRRSRLRVTFQPVLRWLETHANPALRVHGIHVDLAWFQATACGYFQYGLLVYAIEEENDPVSIGYIGGAVRTEQQSRAKNTYRENPPSGHLREETPLNQAHGNNESLMRRRRIFGSILDANSVLEIEEKREIFYLLSFVLHNTKPVGHQDLVGLVISMLLLGDFSLVLLTLLQLYSFTLLDVFLVLFILPLGILLPFPAGINALFSHGPRRSAGLARVYALWNITSLINVVIAFLCGYFHHNAPSPPNFQPWNVGMDESEWWIFPAALVLCKFFQSRLINWHVANLEIQDRSLYSNNFDMFWHL, from the exons ATGTTGGTGGGGAATAAGAATTCATTTATGAAGAGGAGCAGGAGACAACTTTTTACCAGGGAAAA GACTGGCAGTGGCAggataagtgcttgtggaggtAATGGATAtggcggtggcggtggtggaAGAGTTTCAGTTAATGTTTTCAGCAGGCATTATGACCCAGAAATTTTTGTGCATG GAGGAAGTAGTTTTGGCTGTCCAAAGAATGCAGGTGCTGCTGGGACTTTATATGATGCTGTCCTCCGGAGCCTTATTGTTAGCAATCACAACATGTCAACAGACACGGAGACACTTCTTTTGGAGTTTCCTAATCAGCCTCTCTGGACAAAtgtttatattcaaaataatgcCAGGGCTTCTGTGCCATTACTTTGGAGTCGCGTCCAG GTAGAAGGACAGATAAGTCTGCTGTGTGGTGGAAAGTTGAGCTTTGGGCTTGCACATTATGCTTCATCAGAATTTGAGTTATTGGCAGAAGAACTGTTGATGAGTGACTCTGAGATCAAG GTGTATGGGGCTCTACGCATGTCTGTGAAAATATTCTTGATGTGGAATTCCACAATGCTTATAGATGGTGGTGGAGACGTGATACTGGCTACATCCACACTTGAGGCTAGTAATTTAATTGTTCTCAAG AAATCATCTGTCATACATTCTAATGCAAATCTGGGAGTTCATGGACAAGGTCTACTGAATTTATCAGGACCAGGGAATTTAATTGAAGCACAACGTCTGGTTCTATCACTATTTTATAGTATTCAT ATTGGACTGGAATCTGTTTTGCGTGGTCCCTTGGAGAATGCAACAACAGCTGTTGT GACTCCAAAGCTCCATTGTGAAAACCAAGATTGTCCTATTGAACTACACCATCCGCCTGAAGATTGCAATGTGAACTCATCACTGTCCTTCACTCTTCAG ATATGCCGAGTTGAGGATATAACTGTTGAAGGCCTTATAAAAGGTTCTGTGGTTCATTTCCATAGAGCAAGAACTATATCTGTACAGTCTTCTGGAATAATAAGTGCATCTGGGATGg GCTGCACAGGTGGTGTGGGTGGAGGACGTGTTCTGAGCAATGTTGGCAGTGGTGGTGGGCATGGTGGTAAAGGCGGGCTTGGATGTTACAATGGTAGTTGTGTTGAGGGTGGTATTTCATATGGGAATGCAAATTTGCCTTGTGAACTTGGTAGTGGAAGTGGAGATGAAAGCTTAGCTGATTCAACTGCAGGTGGTGGTATCATAG TAATGGGTTCATTTGAGCATCCCTTGTCAAGTTTGTCAATTGAAGGCTCAGTGAGTGCAGATGGAGAGGATTCTGAAGAAACTAGTGGAAAGGCAAATTATGCTGTCGCAAATAGTTCAAATGGAGGTCCTGGAGGTGGGTCTGGTGGAACTATTCTTCTGTTTTTGCAAACAATGGCACTTGGTGAGGCTGCTATCCTTTCAAGTGTTGGGGGATTCAGTAGTCCCATTGGGGCTGGTGGAGGAGGTGGTGGAAGGATTCACTTTCATTGGTCTGACATCCCCACTGGAGATGTGTACCAGCCCATAGCTACAGTGAAAGGAATTATCCATGCAAG GGGAGGGAAAGGTAAACACCAAGGTGGTGCTGGAGAAAATGGGACAGTGACTGGGAAAGCTTGCCCAAAAGGACTATATGGTATATTTTGTGAG GAATGTCCAGCTGGCACTTATAAGAATGTTACGGGATCTGATAGAGCACTTTGTCATCATTGTCCTGCTCAAGAGCTTCCCCATCGTGCTGAATACATTGCTGTCCGAG GAGGTATAGCTGAAACTCCTTGTCCTTACAGATGCGTTTCAGACAGATATCACATGCCAAATTGTTATACAGCTCTTGAAGAGTTGATTTATACATTTGGTGGGCCTTGGTTATTTGGTCTTCTTCTTATTGTTCTCCTCGTTCTGTTAGCTCTGGTGCTCAGTGCCGCGAGAATGAAATTTGTTGGGGTAGATGAATTCCCAGGACCAGCTCCTACTCAACATGGCTCTCAAATAGATCACTCCTTCCCTTTTCTGGAGTCATTGAATGAG GTATTGGAAACAAACAGAGCTGAAGAGTCCCAGAGTCATGTGCATAGAATGTATTTCATGGGTCCTAATACTTTCAGTGAACCTTGGCATCTACCTCATACTCCTCCAGAACAAATAAAAGAGATTGT ATATGAGGGTGCATTTAATACATTTGTAGATGAGATCAATGCTATAGCTTCCTATCAATGGTGGGAGGGAGCAGTATACAGCATTCTTTCTGTTCTAGCATATCCTCTTGCATGGTCATGGCAACAGTGGCGCCGGAGATTGAAATTGCAACGATTGCGTGAATTTGTTAGATCAGAGTATGATCATGCTTGCTTACGTTCTTGCCGTTCACGTGCTCTCTATGAAGGGATCAAG GTAGCTGCAACTTCTGATTTAATGCTAGCATATGTGGACTTCTTCCTGGGTGGGGATGAAAAGAGAACTGATCTTCCTCCTCGCCTACACCAAAGATTTCCTATGTTATTACCTTTTGGAGGAGATGGAAGTTACATGGCCCCTTTCTCACTTCACAGCGATAATATTCTCACAAGCCTTATGAGTCAG TCAGTCCCACCTACCACATGGTATCGATTAGTGGCTGGATTAAATGCACAACTGCGCTTAGTTCGTCGTAGTCGACTAAGAGTAACATTTCAACCTGTTCTCAGATGGCTTGAAACTCATGCCAATCCTGCTTTGAGGGTCCATGGTATACATGTTGATCTTGCTTGGTTTCAGGCTACAGCTTGTGGTTATTTTCAGTATGGACTTTTGGTGTATgctatagaagaagaaaatgatccTGTATCCATTGGATATATTGGTGGAGCAGTACGAACTGAGCAACAATCACG TGCGAAAAACACTTACAGAGAAAATCCTCCATCCGGTCATCTGAGAGAAGAAACACCCTTAAACCAAGCACATGGAAACAATGAAAGTTTAATGAGGCGAAGAAGGATATTTGGCAGCATTTTAGATGCTAACAGTGTACTAGAAattgaagaaaagagagaaatattttATCTCCTCTCTTTTGTACTTCATAATACTAAACCTGTTGGACACCAG GATCTTGTCGGTTTAGTAATCTCTATGCTACTTTTAGGAGATTTTAGCTTAGTGTTGCTTACTTTGCTCCAGTTGTATTCATTTACACTGTTAGACGTCTTCctagttttgtttattttaccCCTCGGCATTCTTCTCCCATTTCCTGCCGGAATCAATGCTCTGTTCAGTCATGGACCTAGACGTTCTGCAGGCCTTGCACGTGTTTACGCCTTGTGGAACATTACATCCTTGATTAATGTA GTGATTGCATTTCTATGTGGATATTTTCACCATAATGCTCCATCACCACCAAACTTTCAACCTTGGAATGTTGGCAT GGATGAAAGTGAATGGTGGATTTTTCCTGCTGCACTGGTTTTGTGTAAATTCTTCCAGTCCCGACTAATCAATTGGCATGTGGCAAATCTGGAGATTCAAGACCGATCATTGTATAGTAATAATTTTGACATGTTCTGGCACTTATAA